A DNA window from Cobetia marina contains the following coding sequences:
- a CDS encoding ABC transporter substrate-binding protein encodes MLALWAGLAILLAARPVMAAQDRLVIEAAMDRQVAAPLLAAFARQYPAFEIVYHDRTTMTLNALAVQDDAGADIIISSAMPWQVALVNQGLAQRLDSEAARQWPEWAKWRDEIFAFTFEPIVMAYRLDLATRMMPPSSHADVLNLLTEHAETLTGRVVAYSPSKSALGYALHLQDSYYSGRFWKLVAALGQVDTTLETSTQRMLEGLSDGRYWLGYNLLGSYAIRWAQSHPEVIVQMPTDYALISMRTAFIHRDAPHPEAARTFMDFLIGRQGQHVLAGETPLYSIRTDITGPYTAQSLRDQVGQRLYPQPLDASILSMLDTARRHDFLDRWFDAYSGGTPTP; translated from the coding sequence GTGCTGGCCCTGTGGGCAGGTCTCGCCATCCTTCTGGCTGCCAGGCCAGTCATGGCGGCACAGGACCGCCTGGTCATTGAAGCGGCAATGGATCGCCAGGTCGCGGCGCCCTTGCTGGCGGCCTTCGCGCGCCAGTATCCCGCCTTCGAGATCGTCTATCACGATCGCACGACGATGACGCTCAATGCACTGGCCGTTCAGGACGATGCGGGGGCCGATATCATCATCAGCTCGGCGATGCCCTGGCAGGTGGCGCTGGTCAATCAAGGACTGGCCCAGCGACTGGACAGCGAGGCTGCAAGGCAATGGCCCGAGTGGGCCAAGTGGCGCGATGAAATCTTCGCCTTCACCTTCGAGCCCATCGTGATGGCCTACCGGCTGGATCTCGCGACCAGAATGATGCCGCCATCCTCGCATGCCGACGTACTGAACCTGCTGACGGAGCATGCCGAGACACTGACGGGGCGAGTCGTGGCCTATTCGCCCTCGAAGAGCGCACTGGGATACGCGCTCCATCTTCAGGATTCCTACTATTCAGGACGCTTCTGGAAACTGGTCGCGGCGCTCGGACAGGTCGACACCACTCTCGAGACCAGCACGCAGCGCATGCTGGAAGGCCTGAGCGACGGCCGCTACTGGCTGGGGTACAACCTGCTGGGGTCCTACGCCATCCGCTGGGCACAGTCCCACCCTGAGGTCATCGTGCAGATGCCCACTGACTATGCGCTGATCTCCATGCGCACCGCCTTCATCCACCGCGATGCTCCGCATCCGGAGGCTGCGCGAACCTTCATGGACTTCCTCATCGGACGGCAAGGGCAGCATGTGCTGGCGGGCGAGACACCGCTCTACAGCATCCGCACGGATATCACCGGCCCCTACACCGCCCAGTCGCTGCGGGATCAGGTCGGCCAGCGGCTCTACCCGCAGCCTCTGGACGCCTCGATTCTGAGCATGCTGGACACGGCGCGTCGTCACGATTTTCTCGACCGCTGGTTCGATGCCTACTCCGGCGGTACGCCGACCCCCTGA